A single genomic interval of Drosophila virilis strain 15010-1051.87 chromosome 2, Dvir_AGI_RSII-ME, whole genome shotgun sequence harbors:
- the Mical gene encoding F-actin-monooxygenase Mical isoform X9, which translates to MSRQHQRHHQQQLQQQQQQQQQQQLLTAQQQQQQALLMAEHAAAAEAAELFDLLCVATTMRQILALHRAMCEAVGLRPSPLNDFYPKLKAKVRSWKAQALWKKFDARAAHRVYGKGNACTGTRVLVIGAGPCGLRTAIEAQLLGAKVVVLEKRDRITRNNVLHLWPFVITDLRNLGAKKFYGKFCAGSIDHISIRQLQCMLLKVALLLGVEIHEGVGFDHPVEPSGDGTGWHAAVTPADHAVSNYEFDVLIGADGKRNMLDFRRKEFRGKLAIAITANFINKKTEAEAKVEEISGVAFIFNQAFFKELYSRTGIDLENIVYYKDETHYFVMTAKKHSLIDKGVIIEDMADPAELLAPANVDTQKLHDYAREAAEFSTQYQMPNLEFAVNHYGKPDVAMFDFTSMFAAEMSCRALVRKGCRLLQCLVGDSLLEPFWPTGSGCARGFLSSMDAAYAIKLWSNPQNSTLGVLAQRESIYRLLNQTTPDTLQRDISAYTVDPATRYPNLNRESVNSWQVKHLIDTDDPSILEQTFMDTHAIQLPHVETPGRRKRRSGDTLPQGATLLRWISAQLAAFQFAADLKEPSDVFRNGRVLCALINRYRPDLIDYAATKDMSPLECNELAFAVLERELHIDRVMSAKQSLELTDVESRIWLNYMDQICELFRGEIPHIKHPKMDFSDLRQKYRINHTHAPPDFSKLLQTKAKAKSPMQDAVDVPTTVQRRSVLEEERAKRQRRHEQLLNSGGVAAGAAAASSAGSSNLQQAQSDTPRRSKKRRQADKTANIEERQQRLQEIEENRHDRMSRRRQQRFHQTQNFYKSLQLLQAGKLLREGDGVAEGVAEDGTPFEDYSIFLYRQQAPVFNDRVKELERKLLFPDRERGDIPSAVPRNAADEQFSDRIKNMEQRMTARAGHGSDKKPKDLMRAIGKIDSTDWNVREIEKKIELSKKTEIHGPKGREKVPKWSKEQFQARQHKMSKPQRQDSREAEKFKEIDTTLKNLDKQLKEGHNLDVGERGRNKVASIAGQFVKKDETNSDEKNASSNATTNTNNTVIPKSSSKVALAFKKQAASEKCRFCKQTVYLMEKTTVEGLVLHRNCLKCHHCHTNLRLGGYAFDRDDPQGRFYCTQHFRLPPKPMPQRVSKARRSAAAQPVSPAAQQTPAAGAAAAADAVQAMDTTPARDQVDLLETSRAPASADAMSDDEANVIDEHEWSGRNFLPESNNDSQSELSSSDESDTESDSEMFEEADDSPFGAQTLQLASDWIGKQYCEDSDDSDDFYDSSEGIADDGKDDTEGEEFKKARELRREEVRLQPLPVNLPTDTETEVQTESESTSPDEVELNSATEISTDSEFDNDEIIRQAPKIFIDDTHLRKPTKVQIKSSVITTSASGLHQKQLASREKGGSYLQKYQPQPAQPQFKPLVQVDPTLLIGSQRAPLQNPRPGDYLLNKTASTEGIASKKSLELKKRYLLGEPANGNKIQKSGSTSVLDSRIRSFQSNISECQKLLNPSSDISAAMRSFLDRTKLGDNAQNTQNELMRSATSNVINDLRVELKIQKAPSSNSTDNEKENVFVNSKNELNKGMEYTDAVNATLMEQHNKKGSPTTPTNNKTVIEVIDLVTPEKPVPFIDLTVLETPKKASDASTELVEVPAQIPDSNKLIELKQEVIKPDVSIDVKECIPDILGDIKADKEASGVVDSEEQQSLLCQSDEEKRDSPEKSNDLEQEQYEQDTLQIQVPNIPWTKPKSEIMSTTASSATSCSSSGSSSIEDIQHYILESTTSPDTQTAGGKHNVPRVEVHDSSGALMQVDSLMIVNGKYIGDPEDVKYLDMPAGVIVPPAPAIKTSELEDEHEVDVEPVTATPEPAECTVIEAERQPPPLPEMGPPKLRFDSKNENKIESLKNLPLIVERNLEHSQAVKPITLNLSSSAAKTPDTPTTPTQHDSDKTPTGDINSRGSDSETEPTGTGQVLTETELSDWTADDCISENFVDMEFVINSNKGTMKRRKERRRSAATKLPSSSEVLHELAKQAPVVQMEGILHAIDIDDIEFMDTGSEGSCAEAYSATNTALLHNRGYMEYIESVPKQKINMEKTHSKSVGQTNLQSLVTKRDEKLGIDYIEQGAYIMHDDAKTPVNEAPRLPSSTAMTQSLTDSSTLNELDEDSLGGMIQSQTQPTITTTEESEALTVVTSPLDTSSPQVLDQFASLLAAGKADTSTPSSPEQQPKTTQSTVTTNSSGSSSTPAAVPAKETDEDMQIQFEYVRALQQRISQISTQRRKSSKGEAPNLQQPTVIETTNVLQTPAAADAQRTGGECGTAVSMRPRSSSSASKVPEIPTLNSKLEEISKERTKQKDLIHDLVMDKLQSKKQLNAEKRLHRSRQRSLLTSGYASGSSLSPTPKLAAASSSIDANCSSQAHYHVSTAAEQLPSRPGYQTNDMYKQPNALQKSATATYVSPYRTAQPATRSSDLYKSRPFSEHIDAEQLNLLERHKLNKTASFSYGKMDEFTTPIAPVRPHRNGNHGQSQRQIEQAAEVSISASTENLRSEARARARLKSNTELGLSPEEKMQLLRKRLQYDQNSAIKATQQEVLSSDLTARARKMSASKSVNDLAYMVSHGQQQQLCLDSDAVQQAKAADFTSDPNLAASAQDKTLKVKTSKRHKDPERRKSLIQSLSNFFHKSNTHSTTVSASGSPKEMGGAVAASHSEHAERPGTSSSGTPTISDGGSGGGGGGVFSRFRISPKSKEKSKLKIFKS; encoded by the exons ATGAGCCGCCAGCATCAGcggcaccaccagcagcagctgcagcaacaacagcagcagcagcaacagcaacagctgctgacggcacaacagcagcaacaacaggcgCTGCTGATGGCAGAACATGCCGCCGCCGCGGAGGCCGCCGAGCTGTTCGATCTGCTTTGTGTGGCAACCACAATGCGCCAAATATTGGCTCTGCATCGAGCCATGTGCGAGGCGGTGGGGCTGCGTCCATCGCCGTTGAACGATTTTTACCCGAAGCTCAAGGCCAAGGTGCGATCGTGGAAAGCGCAGGCGCTGTGGAAAAAATTCGATGCACGTGCCGCACATCGTGTCTATGGCAAGGGCAATGCCTGTACTGGCACTCGTGTCCTGGTCATTGGCGCCGGGCCCTGTGGTCTGCGCACGGCCATTGAGGCGCAACTGCTGGGTGCCAAGGTGGTGGTGCTAGAGAAGCGCGATCGTATAACTCGCAACAATGTGCTGCATCTGTGGCCGTTTGTCATCACGGATCTGAGGAATCTAGGTGCCAAGAAGTTCTATGGCAAGTTCTGTGCGGGCTCCATTGACCACATCTCCATCAGGCAGTTGCAGTGCATGCTTCTCAAGGTGGCTCTGTTGCTGGGAGTTGAGATACACGAGGGTGTCGGCTTCGATCATCCCGTGGAGCCGAGCGGCGATGGCACCGGTTGGCATGCAGCGGTCACGCCAGCGGATCATGCGGTGTCAAACTATGAATTCGATGTACTGATCGGTGCCGATGGCAAGCGTAATATGCTTGATTTCAGACGCAAGGAGTTTCGCGGCAAGCTGGCCATTGCCATAACGGCCAATTTTATCAACAAAAAGACCGAGGCGGAGGCCAAGGTGGAGGAGATAAGCGGTGTGGCCTTTATATTCAATCAGGCCTTCTTCAAGGAGCTGTACAGTCGAACGGGCATTGATCTCGAAAACATTGTCTACTACAAGGATGAGACGCATTATTTTGTGATGACCGCCAAAAAGCACAGCCTGATCGATAAAGGTGTCATTATTGAGGACATGGCCGATCCCGCCGAGCTGCTAGCGCCCGCCAATGTGGACACCCAGAAGCTCCATGACTACGCACGCGAGGCTGCCGAATTCTCCACGCAATATCAAATGCCCAATTTGGAGTTTGCTGTGAATCATTATGGTAAGCCGGATGTGGCCATGTTCGATTTTACCTCCATGTTTGCTGCCGAGATGTCCTGCCGTGCTTTGGTACGTAAGGGCTGCCGACTACTTCAGTGCCTCGTGGGTGACAGTCTGCTGGAGCCTTTCTGGCCCACTGGATCGGGCTGTGCTCGTGGTTTTCTGTCTAGCATGGATGCTGCATATGCCATCAAGCTGTGGTCAAATCCGCAGAACAGCACCTTAGGCGTTCTGGCACAGCGTGAAAGCATCTACCGATTGCTTAATCAGACCACACCGGATACTCTGCAACGTGATATCAGCGCCTACACTGTGGATCCGGCCACACGATATCCGAACCTCAATCGCGAATCGGTGAATAGCTGGCAAGTAAAGCATCTTATTGACACCGATGATCCCTCAATACTGGAGCAGACTTTTATGGACACGCACGCGATCCAATTGCCACATGTCGAGACGCCGGGCAGACGCAAGCGTCGCAGTGGAG ATACTCTTCCACAAGGTGCCACTTTGCTACGCTGGATAAGCGCACAGCTGGCTGCCTTTCAGTTTGCCGCTGATCTCAAGGAGCCCTCGGATGTGTTTCGCAATGGCCGTGTGCTGTGCGCCCTAATCAATCG GTATCGACCCGATCTTATTGATTATGCTGCCACCAAGGACATGAGTCCGCTAGAGTGCAATGAGCTGGCTTTTGCCGTGCTGGAACGTGAGTTGCACATTGATCGCGTTATGAGCGCCAAGCAATCCCTCGAACTGACCGATGTTGAGTCGCGTATCTGGCTCAACTATATGGACCAAATCTGTGAGCTGTTTCGCGGCGAGATACCACACATTAAGCATCCCAAGATGGACTTTAGTGACCTGCGTCAAAAGTATCGCATCAATCATACGCACGCCCCGCCGGACTTCTCCAAGCTGCTGCAGACAAAGGCCAAGGCCAAGTCGCCCATGCAGGATGCCGTCGATGTACCCACAACTGTACAGCGACGCTCTGTGCTGGAGGAGGAGCGCGCCAAGCGACAACGCCGCCACGAGCAGCTCTTGAACAGTGGCGGCGTTGCCGCTGGCGCCGCTGCAGCCAGCAGCGCGGGTAGCAGCAACTTACAACAGG CTCAAAGTGATACGCCGCGTCGCTCGAAGAAACGTCGCCAGGCTGATAAAACGGCGAACATT GAGGAGCGCCAGCAGCGCCTGCAAGAGATCGAGGAGAATCGTCATGATCGCATGAGCAGGCGACGCCAGCAGCGTTTCCATCAGACGCAGAATTTCTACAAGAgtctgcaactgctgcaggcGGGCAAATTACTGCGCGAGGGCGATGGTGTAGCTGAGGGCGTGGCCGAGGATGGCACACCCTTTGAGGACTATTCAATATTCCTGTATCGGCAGCAGGCACCCGTATTTAACGATCGCGTCAAGGAGCTTGAACGCAAGCTTCTGTTTCCC GATCGCGAACGTGGTGACATACCCTCAGCGGTGCCACGGAATGCTGCCGATGAGCAGTTCAGCGATCGCATCAAGAACATGGAGCAGCGCATGACGGCACGCGCTGGACATGGCAGTGATAAGAAACCCAAAGATCTGATGCGTGCCATTGGCAAGATCGATTCGACTGATTGGAATGTGCGCGAAATCGAAAAAAAGATTGAGTTGTCTAAGAAGACCGAAATACATGGGCCAAAAGGGCGCGAGAAGGTGCCCAAATGGAGCAAAGAGCAGTTCCAAGCGCGTCAGCACAAAATGTCCAAGCCGCAGCGACAGGATTCGCGCGAGGCCGAAAAGTTCAAGGAGATCGATACGACGCTCAAGAATCTGGATAAACAGCTCAAGGAGGGACACAATCTAGACGTGGGGGAGCGCGGACGCAATAAGGTCGCCTCCATTGCTGGACAATTCGTCAAAAAGGATGAAACCAATTCGGATGAGAAGAATGCCAGCAGCAATGccaccaccaacaccaacaacactGTCATACCAAAATCT AGCTCTAAGGTGGCGCTGGCCTTTAAGAAGCAGGCCGCCTCCGAGAAGTGCCGCTTCTGCAAGCAAACTGTTTATCTTATGGAGAAGACCACCGTCGAGGGTCTGGTGCTGCATCGCAATTGCCTTAAGTGTCATCACTGCCACACCAATCTGCGTCTGGGCGGCTATGCCTTTGATCGGGATGATCCGCAGGGTCGCTTCTATTGCACACAACATTTCCGTCTGCCGCCCAAACCCATGCCGCAGCGCGTAAGCAAAGCGAGG AGATCCGCTGCTGCACAGCCTGTTTCACCTGCCGCACAGCAAACCCCAGCAGCtggcgccgccgctgccgctgatgCCGTACAGGCCATGGATACTACGCCGGCAAGAGACCAAGTGGATTTGTTGGAAACCTCAAGAGCCCCTGCCTCGGCCGATGCTATGTCTGATGATGAGGCCAATGTTATTGACGAGCACGAGTGGTCTGGACGCAATTTTCTGCCTGAATCTAACAACGACTCACAGTCGGAGTTGTCCAGTTCAGATGAGTCCGACACAGAGTCCGACTCGGAGATGTTCGAGGAAGCTGACGATTCGCCATTTGGTGCCCAGACCCTGCAGTTGGCATCAGATTGGATTGGCAAACAGTATTGTGAGGATAGCGATGATTCTGACGATTTCTACGATTCTAGTGAAGGCATCGCGG ATGATGGTAAGGACGATACCGAGGGTGAGGAGTTCAAGAAAGCACGGGAGCTGCGCCGCGAGGAAGTACGCCTACAGCCATTGCCCGTCAATTTGCCCACGGATACCGAAACGGAG GTACAAACCGAATCCGAGAGCACATCGCCCGACGAAGTTGAGCTTAACTCTGCAACAGAAATATCCACCGATTCAGAGTTCGACAATGACGAGATCATACGGCAGGCACCAAAAATCTTTATTGACGATACACATCTAAGAAAACCCACAAAAGTTCAg ATCAAGTCCAGTGTGATCACAACCAGTGCATCTGGCCTACATCAGAAGCAGCTGGCGTCGCGCGAAAAGGGCGGTAgttatttgcaaaaataccagccGCAGCCAGCGCAGCCACAGTTCAAGCCCCTGGTTCAGGTGGATCCTACACTTCTAATTGGTAGTCAGCGAGCGCCGTTGCAAAATCCACGACCTGGTGACTATCTGCTGAATAAGACGGCCAGCACCGAGGGCATTGCCTCCAAGAAGAGCCTGGAATTAAAAAAACGCTATTTGCTGGGTGAGCCGGCCAATGGCAACAAGATACAAAAGTCAGGCTCCACCTCGGTCCTGGACTCGCGCATACGCAGCTTCCAGTCCAACATCTCCGAGTGCCAGAAGCTTCTGAATCCCAGCAGCGATATCAGTGCGGCTATGCGTAGTTTCCTGGATCGCACCAAGCTGGGCGACAATGCCCAGAATACCCAAAATGAGCTGATGCGTTCGGCTACCAGCAATGTGATCAACGATCTGCGCGTGGAGCTAAAGATTCAGAAGGCTCCGTCGAGCAACTCCACGGATAACGAGAAGGAGAACGTATTTGTCAACAGCAAGAACGAGCTGAACAAGGGCATGGAGTACACGGATGCGGTCAATGCCACGTTAATGGAGCAGCACAACAAGAAAGGATCACCAACAACGCCGACCAATAACAAAACTGTCATCGAGGTGATTGATCTGGTGACACCCGAGAAGCCGGTGCCGTTCATTGATCTCACAGTGTTGGAGACACCAAAGAAAGCTAGCGATGCCAGCACGGAGCTGGTGGAGGTGCCTGCTCAGATCCCAGACAGCAATAAGTTGATTGAGCTGAAGCAGGAGGTCATCAAACCGGATGTATCCATTGATGTAAAAGAGTGCATACCCGATATACTTGGTGATATCAAAGCAGACAAGGAGGCATCCGGCGTGGTCGACTCAGAGGAACAACAATCCCTGCTCTGTCAATCCGACGAGGAAAAGCGCGACTCGCCCGAGAAGTCAAACGATCTGGAGCAGGAGCAGTACGAGCAGGACACACTACAAATCCAAGTGCCCAATATACCATGGACCAAGCCCAAGTCTGAGATCATGTCCACTACTGCCAGCAGCGCCACCAGCTGTTCCAGCTCAGGTAGCTCCAGCATCGAAGATATACAGCATTACATTCTGGAGTCTACGACCAGTCCGGACACGCAAACGGCAGGTGGCAAGCACAACGTTCCGCGTGTGGAAGTGCACGACAGCAGCGGTGCCCTCATGCAGGTGGATAGCCTCATGATTGTGAATGGCAAGTATATTGGAGATCCAGAGGATGTCAAATATCTGGACATGCCAGCTGGCGTCATTGTGCCGCCGGCGCCAGCGATAAAGACAAGCGAGCTGGAGGATGAGCACGAGGTGGATGTTGAGCCGGTGACAGCTACTCCGGAGCCGGCCGAGTGTACAGTTATTGAGGCTGAACGCCAGCCACCCCCATTGCCCGAAATGGGACCACCCAAGCTGAGATTCGAcagcaaaaatgaaaacaaaatcgaAAGCTTGAAGAATCTGCCATTAATTGTAGAACGGAATTTGGAGCACAGCCAGGCCGTAAAGCCAATAACGCTCAATTTGAGCAGCAGCGCGGCAAAGACGCCAGACACGCCAACCACGCCCACACAGCATGATAGCGACAAAACGCCCACAGGTGATATAAACTCCCGCGGATCCGACTCGGAAACCGAGCCCACGGGCACAGGTCAGGTGCTAACCGAAACAGAGCTCTCCGATTGGACGGCTGATGATTGCATCTCGGAGAATTTTGTCGACATGGAGTTCGTGATCAATTCCAACAAAGGCACCATGAAACGGCGCAAGGAGCGTCGTCGCAGCGCGGCAACCAAGCTGCCAAGCAGCAGCGAGGTGCTCCACGAACTGGCCAAGCAGGCGCCGGTTGTCCAAATGGAGGGTATTCTCCACGCCATTGATATTGATGATATTGAGTTCATGGATACCGGCTCTGAGGGCTCCTGCGCCGAGGCCTATTCAGCGACCAACACTGCATTGCTGCACAATCGCGGTTACATGGAGTACATTGAGTCGGTGCCCAAGCAGAAGATCAACATGGAGAAGACACACTCAAAGTCCGTTGGGCAGACTAATCTGCAGTCGCTGGTGACCAAGCGCGATGAGAAGTTAGGCATCGATTACATTGAGCAGGGCGCCTACATAATGCACGATGATGCCAAGACACCGGTCAATGAGGCGCCCCGCCTGCCCAGCAGTACAGCAATGACGCAATCCCTGACAGACTCCAGCACGCTGAATGAACTGGACGAGGACAGTCTAGGCGGCATGATCCAATCACAGACTCAACCCACCATAACCACTACGGAGGAAAGTGAGGCGCTTACTGTGGTCACTAGTCCATTGGACACCTCATCGCCGCAAGTTCTTGATCAGTTCGCCTCGCTGCTGGCCGCGGGCAAGGCGGACACCTCCACGCCAAGTAGCCCCGAGCAGCAACCAAAAACCACACAATCCACAGTCACCACCAACAGTAGTGGCAGCAGCTCCACGCCAGCTGCTGTGCCGGCCAAGGAAACGGATGAGGACATGCAGATCCAATTCGAGTATGTGCGTGCGCTCCAGCAGCGCATCTCACAGATCAGCACACAGCGACGCAAGAGCTCCAAGGGTGAGGCGCCCAATCTGCAGCAGCCAACTGTGATAGAAACTACCAATGTGCTGCagacgccagcagcagcagatgcacAAAGAACTGGCGGCGAGTGCGGCACGGCTGTGAGCATGCGACccaggagcagcagctcagCGAGCAAAGTACCTGAGATACCAACGCTTAATAGCAAGCTGGAGGAGATCAGCAAGGAGCGCACCAAGCAAAAGGACCTCATACACGATCTTGTCATGGATAAGCTGCAGTCCAAGAAACAGCTTAACGCCGAGAAGCGCCTGCATCGTAGCCGACAGCGCAGCCTCTTGACCAGTGGATATGCCAGCGGCTCCAGCTTAAGTCCAACGCCCAAACTTGCCGCCGCCAGCAGCTCCATCGATGCCAACTGCAGCAGTCAGGCGCACTACCATGTCTCGACGGCAGCCGAACAGCTGCCCAGCCGGCCAGGCTACCAAACAAATGACATGTACAAACAGCCAAATGCGCTACAGAAATCCGCAACTGCCACTTATGTTTCGCCCTACCGTACAGCGCAGCCAGCGACGCGTAGCTCGGACCTCTACAAATCGCGTCCCTTCAGCGAGCATATAGACGCTGAACAATTGAATCTGCTGGAGCGTCATAAGCTCAACAAGACGGCTTCGTTCAGCTACGGCAAGATGGATGAATTTACAACGCCCATTGCGCCAGTGCGTCCGCATCGCAATGGTAATCATGGTCAAAGTCAACGACAAATCGAGCAAGCCGCCGAGGTAAGCATCTCGGCATCCACGGAAAATCTGCGCAGCGAGGCGAGAGCACGTGCACGTCTAAAGTCGAACACAGAACTGGGCCTGAGCCCCGAGGAGAAGATGCAGTTGCTGCGCAAGCGTTTACAATATGATCAGAACAGCGCCATCAAGGCTACGCAGCAGGAGGTACTCTCTAGTGACCTTACAGCCCGTGCTAGAAAAATGAGCGCTTCCAAGAGCGTGAACGATCTGGCCTATATGGTTAGTCAcggccaacaacagcagctgtgcTTGGACAGCGATGCCGTTCAGCAAGCCAAGGCGGCTGACTTTACCTCGGATCCCAACTTGGCGGCCAGTGCACAAGATAAGACGCTGAAAGTCAAAACCAGCAAAAGGCATAAGGATCCAGAGCGTCGCAAAAGCCTTATACAATCGCTATCCAACTTCTTTCACAAGAGCAACACCCACTCGACAACGGTCTCGGCTTCCGGCAGTCCAAAGGAAATGGGCGGCGCTGTAGCTGCCAGCCACTCTGAGCATGCAGAGCGTCCGGGcacaagcagcagcggcacgcCCACGATCTCCGACGGAGGCagcggcggtggtggcggcggcgtctTCAGTCGCTTCCGCATCTCGCCCAAGTCCAAGGAGAAGTCTAAG ctgaaaatatttaagtcgTAA